The sequence below is a genomic window from Anaerolineae bacterium.
GGTGGGGGTGGGGGTTTTGGTGGGGGTGGGGGTGCGGGTGTCGGTAGCGGTTTTGGTGGGGCCGGGCGTTCTGGTGGGGGTGGGGGTCCAGGTAGGGGGGTAGGAGTTGTCTGGGGTAAAAGAGGGGATGACAATTATCGGAGATTCAGAGGTTTTTAAAATAGCAATAGCCGTAGCCCGATTGGGGCTTAAGGGATTAAAGGGAATATTGGGCTGGATGTAGATGGTCAAATAACACAACAAGGAGAGAATGGTCATACCCAGAACAATGGCCAATAAAATAGTGGTTGTTTGATTATTTAACCGATCCATAACACTTCTCCTGGGGTTTGCCTGGCCACAGCTCAGGGCAACTCTTCACAGGCAATGCCATTGCCGTCACGGTCAAAATCATAAATATCCACCGCCGGCCCGCCAACGGTTTGAAATAAGCGTTGGGCGTCGGCCTGGGTTCTGCAATCGGAGCACGTGCGCGGGATAACCAGATCGTAATAGGGAGGCGTGCATAGGTTGGGGCGGGGAGTGGGCGTGGCAATAGGTTCAAAGTAAGATACCCGCGGCTGCCAATCAATATGCTTATTGTTAACGGCGTCTTCACTTTTGCAAGGGTTCATGATGCATCCTTTTTCCTGAAATTCCTGTCCTTCATCATCAAGATCGTCGCAGTAATTGGGGTTGTCGGCCAGGATGGGGTCGGTGGTAAATAAAACGGCCTTGCTGAGTTTTTCCCCCTCCAGCACCAGGTAGGCAAACCAGTTATGCGAGCGTTTGACGGCGGCCCGGTCGGTGCCGGGGATCAGGGTTACGCCGTATACTTCGGCGTATTCGGTTGGCCCGCTCAGAAAATAACTGCCGGGGACGGCAATCTCGCCATATTGAATCTGGTAGCCGGCTATTGGTTCGCCGTCTTCGCCGGTCACTGTATACCTCAGTTTGATATTGGCGCAGTTGTTTTCGCTATCGCCGCTGGTGCCAACAAAGGGATAGGGCGGGAAGGGGGTGGCGGTTGGCGTGACCACAATAGTGGGGGTTTTGCTGGCCGTAGGCGTGGCGGTAGGGGTATGTGTTTTGGTGGGGGTGGGGGTGCGGGTATCGGTGGCAGTACTGGTTGGGGGTGGGGTAAAGGTTGGCGTGGGGGTCCAGGTTGGTTCCCAGGTTGGAATAGCGGTTGTTGGCGGGGGTTGGGTTGGGGTTTGCGCTATTCTGGCGGCTACAATGGCGGTGGCCCGGCTGGGGCTAAGGGGGTTAAAGGGAATATCTGGCACCAGATAGATGGTGGCAAAACAAACACAACTGAGAATAATCAGCCCAAATATCATTGCTGCTAAAACGGTTGCCAGGCGATTGTCCATAGCTCTACTCCTTGCCAGGCAGTAGCAAGTATGTTTACCTTCAGGCCTTGCTATTCTGCCGCTTGTAAAGTATACAGCTCTTGGTTAGACACTGTTTTGACTCCAATAAAAATGTTGAGTTCGGGTTGAGTGGTCATTAATTTGGTGGAGGTGTCTAAAAGCTGTTTTTTCCGTTGTTCTTCCGGGTAGTTGGGATACCGGCCCAACTCCCCGGCTAAAACCTCGTCCCGTAATCGTTCTTCGGTGGCCCGGTCAATTTGGGAAGCTTCGGGCAGGGCGACAATGTAATCTGCGTATAGCGCAAAGAGCGTTTCATAAGTTTTGGTTAAATCGGCGCGGATTTGCTCGGCCTGATTTTCCCAGGCGGGCACAATGCTGAGGCCATAAGTCCGCCGGGCTATTCTGTATTTAATGGCTAACCATTCAATTTTGGCCAGGGTAAGGCCGATTTTTTTGGATACTTGCGTTTCTGCGGCTAATTCTGTGTCATAAAAAGGTAATTTTTGATTGTCTTCGGCCAGGAGCGCTTCTTGTAAAGCGGTGATGGCCGACGGCGGCGCATGTCCTCCTCGTTCTACCAGCAGGGCGGCCAATTCCTGCGCCCTGAGCCAGCGATTGGTTTCGGCGGCCTGGACCGGTTCAGGTAAAGGAACAGGCACGCCCTGGGGCAGATGGGTAACTGCTTCCGGCAGTAAGGCCAGAGCGGGCGGATTGGCGCTCAAGTCTAGACTTTTTCTGGCTAAATTCCTTTCTTCAAGGATGATGTAGTTTTTTTGGAGTCGTTCCAGAATTGAACGCCGGTGCGCGGCTTGCAAAAAAGGACTCCGGGCGGCTACAAGCAGGGCTTGATCCAGGTAAAATTTGGCCAGGGTTGGTTCGGCCAGGTCTATCAGGCCCTCACCGGTTTGTAAAAATATGTCTGCGCGGGCAGTGTCCGGTAAATTAGGGCTGAGGGTGGCAATTGTGCCGGCCATTTGATAACTAAATATGGCTTTTTCCTTTTGCTCATCAACCTGGTAGGCTGAAGCCAGCAACAAAAAATTCCCCACGCTCTCCTTATCGTTAAGGGTTGGCTGAAACAACAGGGCCGCCAGGGCAGTTTCGGGCCTTTCTTTGTTAATTGCCTCGGTAATCACCTCTGCTTCGGGCACGCCCCCTAACGAAGCCAGAGCCAGGGCAGGGTCAACCTGTTTCACCTCAATCATCTTTAGCGGCGCGGTGTCGGTTAAAAGACTCTGGCCTCCAAATTCGGCGGCGTTCGACCGGCGAGTGAGAATAAATATGGCCATTGCCGTGAGCAGGATCAGGAATAAAGTTATTAATGTGCCGACAATTAAGAATAAGCCCAGATAAGACTTTTTAAATTTTGTTTGCGTCATCGTGTTCTGGAACTCCGTGTCACTTGTGTTTTGAGCATAAAGTATAGCCTAAACCGTAACGATGTCCAGAACTAGAATTCAATGAATTTTTCTATGGCGGCCCGGGCGCGTTGCTCAGTTAGCCAATGCAAGAATGTTTGTTGTTTCAGAGCCTGGTGTATTTCCGGCGGCAATGGCCGTTCCGCCTCTCGGTTTTCAAGTTGAATAATGTGCAACCCCAACGGCGACTTGATGGGGCCGCTCACTTCCCCGGGGTGGATGGAAAAGGCAATCGTTTCCACCTCCGGCGGAACCAGCCCCAACTCTCGCGGAAACCAGCCCAGGCTGCCTCCATTCGCCCGGCTACTTTCGTCTAAAGAGTGCGCTTGGGCCAATGCCGCAAAGTCTGCCCCGCTTTTGAGTTGCTTGATAATGGCCCGGGCCGTGGCTTCGTCTGCTACCAGGATTTGCCGCATTTGCACTTGCTCGGCTGTGTCGGGGACATTGCGCGTGATGTGCTCAAAAACCTGATTGGCCATCAATTCCGCCCGCAATGTCTCTTTGAATTCAGCCAGCGTCAGGTTATTGGCAGCCAGCCATGTTTCAAATTGGGCCTGCCCGCCCCGGGCAACACTCTCCTGGATTTTGGCTTCAAGCAGGGCCTCGGTAATGGTCAAACCCAGCCGGTTGGCCTCTTGTTCAATCAGCGCCTGGTCAATGAGCGAATCCAGGACCTGCCGTTTAAGCTGGGACAGCGTGGCCTGCTCTTGCTCGCCGGTTATAGCCGGGTTTTGTGCTTTGAGAGCCTGCTCCAGTTGTGCCACTTGTTTTTGGTATGGGTCCAGAAAAATCGGTTGATTGTTGACTCTGGCGGCCAGAGGCTGTTCACCCTCAAAGGCACCCTGGTCAACCGCGCCCTCCTGATTATTGGGGGGAGGGGTCAACTCGAGTTGGATTTCCGGGGCGGTTTCAGCGGTTTGTTCAAGTGGCGTATTGGTAACGGGTGTTGTCGGTAGGGGAGAGGTGTTCTGGCAGGCGCTCAAAATGATGATCAGGGTAAAAATAAAAAAATATTTCACTTAAGCCAACTACCAATCATATAATTATACTATATATTGACAAAATTGTTGCCTGTACCACAAGATATAGGCAATAACGATAATCCAGTTCAATTATACTCGGATGGGCTTAAAAAGGCAATATTACTGCAAGATTATGTAAATATATTCATTTATTCTCTGGTAAATTTTACCCAGGCCCGGCAAGCTTGCCTACCTTGCCGGGCAGGACTATAATTTTGACGATTGGGTAATAACTCTTGCCGCATCTGTTGGTAAAAAATCTTATGCAAAGACGCCAGGGACGCAAAGTTTTTGTCTTTCTCTTTGCGTCCCTGGCGTCTTTGGGTGACATAATATTTTTCGAGATGGGCTGAGTGGTTGCCAGTTCAATTAAATTTTGATGGAGTTTATTGTGTCACAACAAGTTACAAATACCTCCCCTTCTTCACCCCTCCCTGCTGGATATATTTCCCGGCGGTGGGGTAGTTTGTTGGATCGTTGGGAATTACCCCCGGAAATGGGCATGATTGTTACGGCCCTGGTGGTAGGGATTGGCACCGGCCTGGGTGCCGTAGCCTTTCGTTTTTTGATCCGGGCCGTTGATTGGTTGGGTCTTACCTGGTTTCCCCAGGTAACTCGAACCTGGGGCCAGGCTTATATCGTCCTTGTGCCGGCCTTTGGCGGCCTGCTGGTCGGGTTACTGGTCTACTTTTTTGCCCGTGAGGCCAAAGGGCATGGCGTGCCCGAAGTAATGGAAGCCGTGGCCTTGCGCGGTGGGCGGATCCGGCCGGTGGTGGCCGTGGTCAAATCGTTGGCCTCATCCATCTGTATTGGCAGCGGCGGCTCGGTGGGGCGGGAAGGACCAATTGTCCAGATTGGGTCGGCTTTGGGTTCATCGGTGGGACAGGCGCTGCATTTATCAGAAGAACGTATCCGCAACCTGGTGGCATGTGGGGCCGCCGCCGGCATTGCCGCCACCTTCAATGCTCCTATTGCCGGTGTCATTTTTGCGTTGGAGGTTATCCTGGGCCACTTCAGTGTGGGCTATTTCAGCATAGTGGTTATTTCGGCGGTGGTGGCCGGGGTGATTGGCCGGATGGTCTTTGGCAATGTCCCGGCTTTTGTGATTCCCACTGAATATGGCGTTAATAGCCTATGGGAGTACAGCCTCTATCCCCTCCTGGGAGTGCTGGCGGCGGTAGTAGGGGTAGTGTTCGTCCGGCTGCTGTATTGGTCGGAAGACCGGTTTGACGACTGGCAGGGTGTCCCGGAATGGGTCAAACCGGCTATCGGCGGCACGTTGTTGGGGTTGCTGGGTTTGGCTTATCCCTATTTCACCGGAGTGACCTGGGAACGAGCGCCGCAGGTGTTCAATGTGGGTTACAGCGTAATCGAAGACGCCCTGGCCGGACAACTGGCCCTCAATGCGGTTTTTTTCTTGCTCTTTCTCAAACTGATTGCCACCAGTTTGACCCTGGGTTCGGGCGGTTCGGGCGGTATTTTTGCGCCCTCGTTGTTTATGGGCGCCATGCTGGGCGCCGCTTTTGGCCTGGCCATGAAATTTCTGTTTCCGGGCATTGTTGTTTCTGCGGGAGCGTATGCCCTGGTAGGGATGGGGGCGGTATTTGCCGCCGGGGCGCACGCGCCAATTACGGCCGTGCTCATCATGTTTGAGCTGACCGGCGATTACCGCATCATCCTGCCCCTTATGCTCACCGTGGTGGTGGCCACCTTGTTGGCGCAGAAGATGTTGAACGGGGAGTCGATCTATACCCTTAAGTTGACCCGGCGCGGCGTGCGCTTGCAGCGGGGCCGCGACGTGGACGTGATGGAGAGCGTGAAGGTAGAAGAGGTGATGCGTGTTGACGTGGATACCACGGCCACAAATCTGACTCTGGCCGAACTGGCGGAAGTATTCAATCGCTCGCGGCATCACGGCCTGCCGGTGCTTAACGCAGAGGGCAAACTATGGGGCATGGTCACCATCACCGACCTGGATCAGGCCGTGGCTGAGAACATTCCCCGGCGAGCCACCGTGGCCGAAATTGGTACGCCTAGAGATAGTCTCCTGGTGGCGTATCCCGACGAGACAATGGGCGTGGCTTTGCTCAGAATGGCCCGGCGCGGCCTGGGACGCCTGCCGGTTGTTTCCCGAACCGACCCTGCTCACCTGCTGGGCCTCATCCGGCGGGCGGACATTCTGCGGGCTTACAATCTGGCCTTGACCCGCCGGGCTGAATTGCAACACCGCGCCCGGCGGATGCAACTGCGCAACCTGGACGGCACTGAGTTTGTTGATCTCAGACTGGCGGAAGGTGACAATGCGGTGGGCAAAACGGTGCAGGATATCGCCTGCCTGCTGCCCTATGAGTGTATTCTCATCTCCATTCGCCGCGAGGGCCGGGTGCTCATTCCCCACGGCGATACCAAATTCCAGGCCGGCGATCACGTCACGGCCTTCATCCGCAACAGGGATGCCGAGAGCCTGCATGCATGCCTGCGCGGGAATCAGGCTAATGCATAAAAAACTGCCCAATCTCCCCTATTTGATGGCATTTTGACCAATTTGGTCTATAATATCCCTGCTTCATTTTAAGGTGGAATGAACGATGAACGACCAACGACGAATGACGAACGACCAAGCTGATTGTGCAATGGTTGTTGGTCGGTGGTCGGTGGTCGTTCGTTGTCTTCGTCGTTAGCTTCATTTAAAGGTTCCGACCAGGCCATCTTTGGCAACGCAGTGCGCCTGTATGGGGGCAACATTCAGGTTCATGCCCCCG
It includes:
- a CDS encoding peptidylprolyl isomerase, whose product is MKYFFIFTLIIILSACQNTSPLPTTPVTNTPLEQTAETAPEIQLELTPPPNNQEGAVDQGAFEGEQPLAARVNNQPIFLDPYQKQVAQLEQALKAQNPAITGEQEQATLSQLKRQVLDSLIDQALIEQEANRLGLTITEALLEAKIQESVARGGQAQFETWLAANNLTLAEFKETLRAELMANQVFEHITRNVPDTAEQVQMRQILVADEATARAIIKQLKSGADFAALAQAHSLDESSRANGGSLGWFPRELGLVPPEVETIAFSIHPGEVSGPIKSPLGLHIIQLENREAERPLPPEIHQALKQQTFLHWLTEQRARAAIEKFIEF
- a CDS encoding chloride channel protein; this translates as MEFIVSQQVTNTSPSSPLPAGYISRRWGSLLDRWELPPEMGMIVTALVVGIGTGLGAVAFRFLIRAVDWLGLTWFPQVTRTWGQAYIVLVPAFGGLLVGLLVYFFAREAKGHGVPEVMEAVALRGGRIRPVVAVVKSLASSICIGSGGSVGREGPIVQIGSALGSSVGQALHLSEERIRNLVACGAAAGIAATFNAPIAGVIFALEVILGHFSVGYFSIVVISAVVAGVIGRMVFGNVPAFVIPTEYGVNSLWEYSLYPLLGVLAAVVGVVFVRLLYWSEDRFDDWQGVPEWVKPAIGGTLLGLLGLAYPYFTGVTWERAPQVFNVGYSVIEDALAGQLALNAVFFLLFLKLIATSLTLGSGGSGGIFAPSLFMGAMLGAAFGLAMKFLFPGIVVSAGAYALVGMGAVFAAGAHAPITAVLIMFELTGDYRIILPLMLTVVVATLLAQKMLNGESIYTLKLTRRGVRLQRGRDVDVMESVKVEEVMRVDVDTTATNLTLAELAEVFNRSRHHGLPVLNAEGKLWGMVTITDLDQAVAENIPRRATVAEIGTPRDSLLVAYPDETMGVALLRMARRGLGRLPVVSRTDPAHLLGLIRRADILRAYNLALTRRAELQHRARRMQLRNLDGTEFVDLRLAEGDNAVGKTVQDIACLLPYECILISIRREGRVLIPHGDTKFQAGDHVTAFIRNRDAESLHACLRGNQANA